In Ruminococcaceae bacterium KH2T8, the sequence CGTTACACATGAGCTCGATCCTGGTCTTTATGTTCTCGAAAGCCACATGTGTGCCTTCACCGTCTGACTTACCGCCGCCTGTTCCCGTATCTTCCACGATGATGATATTATCCCCGTCTTTCTTGAGGGTTCGTACAGTGATATCTACAGGATCCGCCTCGGGATCGACACCGTGCTTTACGCTGTTTTCCACGAGCGGCTGGAGTGTCAGTGACGGTATCACAAATGAAGTATTGGGCGTATCGAATTCAACATTGAACTGCCCTTCAAATCTTACCTTTTCCACTTCAAGATAGGCACGTGTATGCTCGAGCTCATTCTCAAAAGGCACCAGAGTATCCTTTGACATGGCTGTAAAATTCTTTCGCAGATATTCTGTATAGTTCTTGATCACGTGCTTCGCCTTTTCGGTATCTGCATCACAAAGGTAGTAGATACTGAGAAGCGTATTACAGATAAAATGGGGTCTCATCTGCAAAGTCAGAAGGCTCATCTTCTGATCTGCTATCTGCTCGATGTTCTTTGTATGTTCCTTGACACTGTCCTTTACTATAAATGTAAAAAGTATATATGCAGCGAGCGAAGAACTCAAAACAATGAACATCATCCCGAAGAATACAATCTGCAATATGACGCCCGCGAGCGGAAACAATACAAAAAGCCAAAGTCCGATCCTCTGATCCTTCCTAAGATAGGACCGGCTCAGGATAAGGACTAAAATATTGATGATCAATATGACCAGTGCAGGCAACATCAGGATCTGATAAAACGGGCCCTTAACGAGCTGATTATCAGGTGTGAATTCATAGAGATACTTCGTTATCTGCGCCAAACACAATAAGAAGATATATAATCCCCATACGATAGCATCCAGCCTTAGTGCTGCTTTGAGCAACGGCGGACTGTAACCGTCGCGATTGACCTTTATCTGAT encodes:
- a CDS encoding Histidine kinase-, DNA gyrase B-, and HSP90-like ATPase codes for the protein MNTLFLFNFGSSVAAVTIGLAGLIVSLFLRRIQKWSKNFFVIMFAILWVYAWSNVLFLYTSQPGSTFHLHAVKIFYFTASLSSSSLMPMVLLFISHQIKVNRDGYSPPLLKAALRLDAIVWGLYIFLLCLAQITKYLYEFTPDNQLVKGPFYQILMLPALVILIINILVLILSRSYLRKDQRIGLWLFVLFPLAGVILQIVFFGMMFIVLSSSLAAYILFTFIVKDSVKEHTKNIEQIADQKMSLLTLQMRPHFICNTLLSIYYLCDADTEKAKHVIKNYTEYLRKNFTAMSKDTLVPFENELEHTRAYLEVEKVRFEGQFNVEFDTPNTSFVIPSLTLQPLVENSVKHGVDPEADPVDITVRTLKKDGDNIIIVEDTGTGGGKSDGEGTHVAFENIKTRIELMCNGSISLEPREGGGTRVTVTIPQA